tttgtcaaaagtAGTACAATTGATTATGttgtttgaaatataaattataagtttttcattaattctGTGGACAAATTTAAAAGACGCGTTTGTGTTTCTATCTTTCATTTGCACTATAGATAGTTAAACCGTATCTCACGATTCCACGACATTGTGTTATCAAagattatatttatactaagttttttctccaaagatcgtatacatacaaaagtagacgaaaaaaaaaaacccgaatCATCGAGACAAAACAATGTCTTTGAACTTGACAAGTTAAAGTCattataattaacaatttgGAGCAGCTTTAACCGAGATGATATTTCAGAAGTTTATTTGAGTACACATCCCTCTGGTTAAGAATGAAAGTTCAGTCTGTGACATTagtttgcttttctttttccgcCTTTTCTTTTGTTGTAGCATCCACGAAATACTTACTTCTGTTTGCTCAACTTATGATTGCACAAGTCTGCATCAATAAAGTCAAtggaaaatgtttcaaatttctaaataTACTTATTACAACCATTCTCGTTAGCAGATATTTTATAGCTTCCAATACTAATTTTATTGGCGCATGAACGGGTTAAATGGGTGATCGGGTACATATCCCCTACTTATTTTTGTTCTTGCAAATGCAATTAATTGCATTCAAATACCTGTGAGCAATAGTTTTCTAATTATAAATAGCTTATAACTTTCAACCTCTATAATTTTTGACCATTCTAAACCCGACTCAATCGGACAgaatgcatttttcattaGTAGCCATGAGAATTATCTTCCAATTCGTTTCATTCGAATATCTCAACATACGAAACTGCAAAACTACCACTGGAGATACCCAATTTTGGGGATTGATTTCATCGGCTTAAACCATTTATGcgccaataaaaaaaagacgtGTCACTTAGATTTCGATGAAGAATAATATATCCTAAAATGAACAAAATCTGCACGGGACACCTCGAGACCTTTCCTTGTCAGTCCGTCCATTTATCCGAATTACCCGGATACTCGAACGATTCGGATACTCGAATTATCCAGTTTTGAAGTTTCATATCTGACGAATCGAAGTAATTCATCGGATATCCGAATATCCGAATAACTCGGATCCACGATTAAGCACTACCTCCTACGGACATATCAAATAATCATTTTCTCGgaattggaatattttatttcattgtgTCCCGAGAAGAAATGGCGAAACTTAGCAGGCTCAGTGACTGCGCAtgtgtaaaataattgaactctATCGGTCGGCAAGATGAAGGATCGTACAGTATCAATATTTCCTTCGCAAGGCAGGGGTACCACCAGATACTCGAAATGGAGAATGAGATGTTAAATTTCTCCAAAGATGTCAAAATAATGCCGTTACGTTGACTCGCAGCAGTCATCAgtcagttgaaaataaatgtttccTCAGCCATCCCGAATCGCTAGAACAACTATTTGAGATTTATATagcttaaaaattttgcatagGTTAAATAACTTTCACAAGTCTCGTTTGACAGCTGTGGCTTAAGGTGGCAGACctgcatgaaaattttccaaagctCACACATGCGCAGTCGGAGGCTCGACCTGCTTAGATTTAAATGTTTTCCTCTCGCCTCTCGATACAATATCCCGACATTTCCTGAGATGACTCGGCTCCAAAAGCCCGCTGGCGGGAAGTTACGGAGAGACTACCGCATACGAACTCGAAGAGCATACCCACCACCGGAGCATCTCTACCACCATTTAATATCTCTCGATCATTATTTGTCACAGATAATAAACCCGCCGGAATACCAAACGTACTGGGTATCGGACCTGCCACCCTCGTACAACATGGCGGTGAATACGACGGGCAGCGTCGGCGGAGCAACAACGGGACCGGAAGTTGATACCGAGGCGCAGTCGATCACAGCACCGAGGCTGTCGAACCCGCCGCCATACGCTGTCGCGATACAGGCAGAGCCGCTGCTTCTGCCGATCCAAAATGCACTCCAGAGCGGGATGTGCGGGGGGGGAATCCAGCCATCGGTACACGGGGGGTCCCAAAATTCGGGCCCCCAAACGGCACAGGAAGGCGGGCAGACCAGCTCACACAGCGGGAATTCCGGCCTCCAAAACAACCAAAGCATGAATACGGCCCCCCGGTTTCTGGCGCCTCCACCCCCGGTCGTCGGGGACGAAGACAAGGTCGGCGAGGGGCCCGAGAATGGGCAGAACACGGGCAGCGTAGCTCAGACACGAACCCAGTATCTGGCGTCCATCATAAACTCAACCTTCGGCAGGACCAGGAGGGTCAACAACGGAGACCAGAATATTTCCCTGGGAAACGGGCAGACCGAGAGCCAAAACAATCGTAacaatattaacaataacaacaacgtCACCGGACAACCACCCCAATACCCTGCACGGCTATCAGGTAGTTTCTCCAGTAATGTCGTTGACTCGACATAGTATTTTTCAGTAGCAAAAGACGGAAGGAGGCGCAAAAAACTTAAAGATTTTTAGTTTATTACAAATTATGTGGTGAAAGATATTtcgttgaatttaaaaaaaaaaatctaacatTTTTTAGGAAACTTGAAAGACGATCGTAGTTTTTGAATAGAATTTTTCGTAGAATTTTGTGATTCTTCTTACGATCAGATGGATTTTCATGCCTCGGTTCAACTAGTATGTATTCGGAAAATCGGGGAAATATCGTGATAGGGGTCTGGCAAACTTGGAAGTCAGGGAAATTCAATATGCCAAACGAATCGCTGTGTAACAAatagttttgtttttagacTGATGAGACGAACAACACGTCTTCAATCGCCGTGCACAGTCGATTCCCGGGTACGGGGTTGCCGAGAAATTGAAGCAGGATTGTTTAATTGGACCTCACGAGTTTctaaataatatgtataaatactaCATACCTGCAACATGGACGTCGGAAAGTGGATATTTATAGGCATTCAGTTACAAGTAAGCGGATAAATGCGACTATATGTAACTGAATTCAAGAGTCACCGAGTTCCTTCATTCGCGCAATGTTTACACTATAATCGGTATACATCTTTGCGTtaaagtattttttcaacttgtttAAGCCCTAAACGTAAGATATCGTATGAACGAGACTTATGTAAATAATAACTCTTGATACATAtactataacaaagaagaGAGAAACAAATCCAATGTCTcgtcaaaaatatatattcatatgtgcaatttttcaatcaaccaTTTAGATTTTTATACACTTACCTAAGTCACCATCGATTACCTGCTGTGCCTTAAAATAAATCTCATTTACATTAAGGACGCCCCGGcaagaaaaattgtattacGTCTATATTactagaaattttcaatttataaacTTCAAGGGAATAGCTTTATTTCAGACCTGTGGTCGTTATTGGACGAGAATACATGTAATGTTCCTTGATTCACTTTTCCCTCGTATGCCTATCTTAGCCATAACAGCTTTGATGAAAGCATAATTTCCTACGAAACTTCTATTgatttaataaaaacaataattctatAATTAATTTCATAGAACAATgatagtaaaattttcaaaatagatCTTCTTGTGCTTAAAACCTTGTTCACATGGTTTTTACCAAATATTGCCGTTTTGAGTTAAGAAGATTATCCTGGTAACAATACGAATAAAATGAACCAACGTCTGAGAAATTTGACTAGTTTAAATTTACTCCGTATATTTGTGCAATATTTAGTTGCCCTATAACTGGTGATTGGCTACGTGCATAAAATCGATATTTATAAACTTGTTTATTGAAATCACGTGCTATTTAAGACTATAGGTAATGACAACACGCGATAGATGATTATAAATGTATCCCATTGTTTatgctcaattttttaaaacaaacatGAACTTATAATTCACTTGAGACTGGTActgttgttatcattattgttcTAATAACGATTCTTTAGTTTActcaaacttttatttttttaccagcaattcgaaaaaataacgaaaaaggTGATAATGTTATTTCCACAAAATCGATGATGTGTATTTCATTATCATATCGAAGCTTCCACAATAAACCATTACACAGTGGCTTAACGAGTATCAAATAATCTTAAATGAACTTTTCATTATAGTAGTTAGGtaagtattattatatttatttcatctaAGCAATATCCCTCATTTCTTCTCCTTATCTTGTTTATCCTTGTTTTGTTGCAAGGAACCGACTGCCTGACGAACTGCCTCCGACTGTGGATCGACTCCGGGTAAATTTTCAAGTACGGATTGCAAAAACGCTGGATCCGACATTACTGCTGCATAATCCTCTTCCACATCCATGGCCTCGTCCTTTCCTGTTTCAGGCTCCTCTGAAAATATTCGCATATTGAATAACATTTTCTTCTCAGTCATTCGTCactttgaataacaaaataaaactttaACAGTGCAAAATATTTCTCGCCGAATTCGAATGAACAAAATATGAAATGACTTGAAAAAGAACCGCGTAGTAAGCGCCCAAACAATGCAATGCTCACGTTGATCCTGCATCGACATTTGCATGGCAAAAGCAATCTGCTCCTCCTCACTCATGTGCGCGAAGTCGGGAACGTTTCCTGTAGTCGTTACAACGGCTTCTGCCGGTGAGCTTGTATCTTCGGCCCCTTCAAGGGACATGGCCAAGGCGCGTTTGAGCATCGCTTCCTCGTTAGGAGCCTCTTTGATGGTCTCTGGCTGCTTAGCAGGTGTGTCAGTCGCCTGAGCTCGCCGAGCCTCGTCCTCCTGCCTCTGTCGCTGCTCCTCCATAGATACACGAAGTGCCTGATACCAGAAAATAAGGTGGATA
The Neodiprion lecontei isolate iyNeoLeco1 chromosome 3, iyNeoLeco1.1, whole genome shotgun sequence DNA segment above includes these coding regions:
- the LOC107227762 gene encoding probable serine/threonine-protein kinase DDB_G0282963 isoform X7; translation: MLLYWLLVEADCSGRALATLVVAWVGAALVASVLLKWTHMWVALAVLTLLFLAACGYAACDARRTHERALAREEQRQLERRRRREQQLESVGGGIDNYPEIINPPEYQTYWVSDLPPSYNMAVNTTGSVGGATTGPEVDTEAQSITAPRLSNPPPYAVAIQAEPLLLPIQNALQSGMCGGGIQPSVHGGSQNSGPQTAQEGGQTSSHSGNSGLQNNQSMNTAPRFLAPPPPVVGDEDKVGEGPENGQNTGSVAQTRTQYLASIINSTFGRTRRVNNGDQNISLGNGQTESQNNRNNINNNNNVTGQPPQYPARLSD
- the LOC107227762 gene encoding probable serine/threonine-protein kinase DDB_G0282963 isoform X2, with translation MHSEERRILITKPRLCKNAPVLAASVCIFSETLKMRGSEATLASREGLYQPRQMDDSIIPYDLKEADCSGRALATLVVAWVGAALVASVLLKWTHMWVALAVLTLLFLAACGYAACDARRTHERALAREEQRQLERRRRREQQLESVGGGIDNYPEIINPPEYQTYWVSDLPPSYNMAVNTTGSVGGATTGPEVDTEAQSITAPRLSNPPPYAVAIQAEPLLLPIQNALQSGMCGGGIQPSVHGGSQNSGPQTAQEGGQTSSHSGNSGLQNNQSMNTAPRFLAPPPPVVGDEDKVGEGPENGQNTGSVAQTRTQYLASIINSTFGRTRRVNNGDQNISLGNGQTESQNNRNNINNNNNVTGQPPQYPARLSD
- the LOC107227762 gene encoding probable serine/threonine-protein kinase DDB_G0282963 isoform X4; protein product: MCIFSETLKMRGSEATLASREGLYQPRQMDDSIIPYDLKEADCSGRALATLVVAWVGAALVASVLLKWTHMWVALAVLTLLFLAACGYAACDARRTHERALAREEQRQLERRRRREQQLESVGGGIDNYPEIINPPEYQTYWVSDLPPSYNMAVNTTGSVGGATTGPEVDTEAQSITAPRLSNPPPYAVAIQAEPLLLPIQNALQSGMCGGGIQPSVHGGSQNSGPQTAQEGGQTSSHSGNSGLQNNQSMNTAPRFLAPPPPVVGDEDKVGEGPENGQNTGSVAQTRTQYLASIINSTFGRTRRVNNGDQNISLGNGQTESQNNRNNINNNNNVTGQPPQYPARLSD
- the LOC107227762 gene encoding probable serine/threonine-protein kinase DDB_G0282963 isoform X5; amino-acid sequence: MPAPAYIIQHTYLRAEAAMPRRRPVSMMNSRLEDDMREADCSGRALATLVVAWVGAALVASVLLKWTHMWVALAVLTLLFLAACGYAACDARRTHERALAREEQRQLERRRRREQQLESVGGGIDNYPEIINPPEYQTYWVSDLPPSYNMAVNTTGSVGGATTGPEVDTEAQSITAPRLSNPPPYAVAIQAEPLLLPIQNALQSGMCGGGIQPSVHGGSQNSGPQTAQEGGQTSSHSGNSGLQNNQSMNTAPRFLAPPPPVVGDEDKVGEGPENGQNTGSVAQTRTQYLASIINSTFGRTRRVNNGDQNISLGNGQTESQNNRNNINNNNNVTGQPPQYPARLSD
- the LOC107227762 gene encoding probable serine/threonine-protein kinase DDB_G0282963 isoform X6, coding for MRGSEATLASREGLYQPRQMDDSIIPYDLKEADCSGRALATLVVAWVGAALVASVLLKWTHMWVALAVLTLLFLAACGYAACDARRTHERALAREEQRQLERRRRREQQLESVGGGIDNYPEIINPPEYQTYWVSDLPPSYNMAVNTTGSVGGATTGPEVDTEAQSITAPRLSNPPPYAVAIQAEPLLLPIQNALQSGMCGGGIQPSVHGGSQNSGPQTAQEGGQTSSHSGNSGLQNNQSMNTAPRFLAPPPPVVGDEDKVGEGPENGQNTGSVAQTRTQYLASIINSTFGRTRRVNNGDQNISLGNGQTESQNNRNNINNNNNVTGQPPQYPARLSD
- the LOC107227762 gene encoding probable serine/threonine-protein kinase DDB_G0282963 isoform X1, translated to MRIKAGLIDDVEVSVLKKFCHYYSIRSGCPNFGELNETLKMRGSEATLASREGLYQPRQMDDSIIPYDLKEADCSGRALATLVVAWVGAALVASVLLKWTHMWVALAVLTLLFLAACGYAACDARRTHERALAREEQRQLERRRRREQQLESVGGGIDNYPEIINPPEYQTYWVSDLPPSYNMAVNTTGSVGGATTGPEVDTEAQSITAPRLSNPPPYAVAIQAEPLLLPIQNALQSGMCGGGIQPSVHGGSQNSGPQTAQEGGQTSSHSGNSGLQNNQSMNTAPRFLAPPPPVVGDEDKVGEGPENGQNTGSVAQTRTQYLASIINSTFGRTRRVNNGDQNISLGNGQTESQNNRNNINNNNNVTGQPPQYPARLSD
- the LOC107227762 gene encoding probable serine/threonine-protein kinase DDB_G0282963 isoform X3 — its product is MHSEERRILITKPRLCKNAPVLAASETLKMRGSEATLASREGLYQPRQMDDSIIPYDLKEADCSGRALATLVVAWVGAALVASVLLKWTHMWVALAVLTLLFLAACGYAACDARRTHERALAREEQRQLERRRRREQQLESVGGGIDNYPEIINPPEYQTYWVSDLPPSYNMAVNTTGSVGGATTGPEVDTEAQSITAPRLSNPPPYAVAIQAEPLLLPIQNALQSGMCGGGIQPSVHGGSQNSGPQTAQEGGQTSSHSGNSGLQNNQSMNTAPRFLAPPPPVVGDEDKVGEGPENGQNTGSVAQTRTQYLASIINSTFGRTRRVNNGDQNISLGNGQTESQNNRNNINNNNNVTGQPPQYPARLSD